DNA sequence from the Salvia splendens isolate huo1 chromosome 19, SspV2, whole genome shotgun sequence genome:
tgcAAAGCAAGACACAAATTGTTAGTGTACCCAAATATAGTAGTCATTAGTTGTGCCATAAACACGAAATCAAATGACTCTAGTAAGTACAAAATGCCTTGAGCTTTTCCCTTAGCATCGAAAACGAAATCTTTCTTTCCAACCATCGTAAGAACTTCAAAAATTGTAGAAAATAAGTCCATGATATTCAAAAGAGTCTTGTAGTGAGAACTCCAACGAGTGTCTCCAGGCATCTTCAAACTAAGTTCTTGAGCAACTTTTTGTGCTTGAACTTCGCGAAGCAATTCATTTCTCTTACAAGAAACTCCAATTACATTCAACAAAATACTAACAGTTTCAAAAAGCCAACTACAATCATCGTTCTTTTTTGAAATGGCTACCAATGTTAGTTGAAGCTGGTGGGCAAAACAATGTACGTAGTAAGCGCTTGGAGTATCTTTCATGATCAAAGTCTTGAGTCCATCTATCTCACCCTTCATGTTACTAGCCCCATCATATCCTTGCCCTCGAATCTTGGATGGGCTTAATGAATGTTCAACAAGTAAAGTAATATTTGTACTTCTAAGAGACAAAGATATAGTATCACCAACATGCACAAGACCAATGAATCGTTCAACTAcctttccctttttcttttcaacatAGCGCAAACAAAGAGCTAGTTGTTCCTTTTGGGACACATCACTAGATTCATCGACTAATATAGCAAATTAGTCATCACCAAGATCATCCACAATTCTCTTCATTGTTTCTTTAGCACAACAATTGATGATGTCTTTTTGAATAGTTGGAGATGTCAATTGACAATTTCCATGGGCATTTTCCAAAGTCACTTTTGAAATAACTTCATTATGTGCCTTCAACCATTTTAAAAGTTCAAGAAAATTTCCCCTATTAAGGGAATCTTCACCTTCCCTATGACCACGAAATGCCATGCCTTGTCCCAATAGGTAATGTAAACAAGAAATTGAAGCCTTCAAGAGAACATTATATTCGTTGTTAATCACATCACTAACATTATCTAAAGAAACCAAAATCGATTTCTTTTTGCCATCCCTCAAGTTCACATATTTATCATAAACAATATTATGAGCACTTCTAACTCGACCAATATGTTTTATAAATCGTTCCGGCTTATTCCACGACTTAAATCCTTTATTCACAAATGCATCACCCCCCGCATGTCCAACTTCATTCGTGAACAAGTAGCATACAAAACAAAATGCAGCATCTTCATCCATACTATATTCAAGCCAATCCCATTTATCAAACCATGAAACCATAAACCGACGACGCGAACCTCCAACTTCTTtttgaggaaaagaaaaagttcTTGGCTGACAAGGTTTTCTACGAATATACGCCCTTCTAATTGCATCTCGCTCATCTGGAGGATATTTCATTATATCGGTTCTTCTAATAGGATCATGATGAAGTTTTTCGATATCATAAATCAATTCTTCCTCATGTAATGGCACACTAGCATCTGAAGGAGATACAATAACAATTGAATTTGAAGCCGGAGAGCTTGAAGGTGGAGAGCTTGAAAGTGGA
Encoded proteins:
- the LOC121780165 gene encoding uncharacterized protein LOC121780165, with the protein product MSKRRKIHDSSSSPASSTPLSSSPPSSSPASNSIVIVSPSDASVPLHEEELIYDIEKLHHDPIRRTDIMKYPPDERDAIRRAYIRRKPCQPRTFSFPQKEVGGSRRRFMVSWFDKWDWLEYSMDEDAAFCFVCYLFTNEVGHAGGDAFVNKGFKSWNKPERFIKHIGRVRSAHNIVYDKYVNLRDGKKKSILVSLDNVSDVINNEYNVLLKASISCLHYLLGQGMAFRGHREVDESSDVSQKEQLALCLRYVEKKKGKVVERFIGLVHVGDTISLSLRSTNITLLVEHSLSPSKIRGQGYDGASNMKGEIDGLKTLIMKDTPSAYYVHCFAHQLQLTLVAISKKNDDCSWLFETVSILLNVIGVSCKRNELLREVQAQKVAQELSLKMPGDTRWSSHYKTLLNIMDLFSTIFEVLTMVGKKDFVFDAKGKAQGILYLLESFDFVFMAQLMTTIFGYTNNLCLALQRRDQDIINAMRLVTLTKDQLQKMREDGLKIHLNKVISICNKHGIVVQDMKAHYSPHGRSKRFVQQVSYLHHFRVDVFIKVIDLLLQELDNQFDEVNMELLRCMACFNPKDSFSSFDKEKVLKLATFYPSDFSNIDLMDLECQLDIFIGDMRSDEYIQNLRDISSLLVKRCGLFACGFAYQVDFDSSDCHCKCRESVFWNDVCEE